In a single window of the Desulfovibrio sp. Huiquan2017 genome:
- a CDS encoding NAD(P)/FAD-dependent oxidoreductase: MTKTVNTDYDVIIVGAGPAGLFAAYYLSEHSDLSVLLIDKGKRSLKRNCPISGDQGCVKCRPCNILCGVGGAGLFSDGKLNYIHKLGKTDLTQFVGTSEALRLIDETEAIFNKFNMDGKVFPTDMETAKQIRKEARKHGIDLLVIKQKHLGSDNLPGHIAGMADHIRDKGVVFHTSETVTDVVVNKGKVAGVITDRHEYTARNVILAPGRVGAEWVAQEVRKHGIQVSQRGIEVGVRVEVHNEIMQDLCSVIYDPTFFVRTNKYDDQTRTFCTNYGGYVALENYQDFVCVNGHALMHKKSDNTNFAFLSRVVLNDPVEDNQAYGESIGRLATLIGGGKPILQRFGDLRRGRRSTWDRIGSGYIEPTLRNVVPGDIAMALPERILTNLMDGLEQLNNVVPGVSNDETLLYAPEIKFFATQVDTREHLETSVDGLFVAGDGPGVAGNIVGAAATALIPAKEIIRRL; encoded by the coding sequence ATGACCAAGACCGTGAATACCGATTACGACGTCATTATTGTGGGCGCGGGCCCGGCCGGGCTGTTCGCCGCTTATTATTTGAGCGAGCATTCCGATCTGAGCGTGCTGCTCATCGACAAGGGCAAGCGCTCCCTCAAGCGCAACTGTCCCATTTCCGGGGACCAGGGGTGCGTCAAGTGCCGCCCGTGCAACATCCTGTGCGGCGTGGGCGGGGCCGGGCTGTTCTCCGACGGCAAGCTCAACTACATCCATAAACTCGGCAAGACTGACCTGACCCAGTTCGTGGGCACCTCGGAAGCCCTTCGACTCATTGATGAAACCGAGGCGATATTTAATAAATTCAATATGGATGGAAAGGTCTTCCCGACCGATATGGAGACGGCCAAGCAGATTCGTAAAGAGGCCCGCAAGCACGGCATCGACCTGCTGGTCATCAAGCAGAAGCATCTGGGCAGCGACAATCTGCCCGGGCATATCGCGGGCATGGCCGATCACATTCGCGACAAGGGTGTGGTTTTCCATACCTCCGAGACCGTCACCGACGTGGTCGTGAACAAGGGCAAGGTTGCGGGCGTGATCACCGACCGGCACGAGTACACCGCCCGGAACGTCATCCTCGCCCCCGGCCGGGTGGGCGCGGAATGGGTCGCCCAAGAGGTGCGCAAGCACGGCATCCAAGTGTCGCAGCGGGGCATCGAAGTGGGCGTGCGCGTGGAAGTGCACAACGAGATCATGCAGGACCTCTGCTCGGTCATCTACGACCCGACCTTCTTCGTGCGCACGAACAAGTACGACGATCAGACCCGGACCTTCTGCACCAATTACGGCGGCTACGTGGCCCTCGAAAACTACCAGGACTTCGTCTGCGTCAACGGCCATGCGCTTATGCACAAGAAGTCCGACAACACCAATTTCGCCTTCCTGTCCAGGGTGGTGCTCAACGATCCGGTGGAGGACAACCAAGCCTACGGCGAGTCTATCGGCCGCCTGGCCACCCTCATCGGCGGGGGCAAGCCCATTCTCCAGCGGTTCGGCGACCTGCGTCGGGGCCGTCGGTCCACCTGGGACCGCATCGGCAGCGGCTACATCGAGCCGACCCTGCGCAACGTGGTTCCCGGCGACATCGCCATGGCCCTGCCCGAGCGTATCCTGACCAACCTCATGGACGGCCTCGAACAGCTCAACAATGTTGTCCCGGGCGTGTCCAATGACGAGACCCTGCTCTACGCGCCGGAAATCAAGTTCTTCGCCACCCAGGTCGATACCCGGGAGCATCTCGAAACCAGCGTGGACGGCCTCTTCGTGGCCGGTGACGGACCCGGCGTGGCCGGGAACATCGTCGGTGCCGCCGCCACCGCCCTCATCCCGGCCAAGGAAATCATCCGCCGCTTGTGA
- a CDS encoding flagellar basal body rod C-terminal domain-containing protein, translating into MSDANISALTALSTVQEVTANNIANVNTDGFKSSSVALESGPGDQGVEVAAINQSTTPGSMVNGVETSNTDIGREMVDMTITSRAFEANTTFIRAAEEMTGHLLNMIA; encoded by the coding sequence ATGTCCGACGCCAACATTTCGGCCCTGACCGCACTGTCCACGGTGCAGGAGGTCACGGCCAACAACATCGCCAACGTGAACACCGACGGCTTCAAGTCTTCGTCGGTGGCGCTTGAGTCCGGCCCGGGGGACCAGGGCGTCGAGGTGGCGGCTATCAATCAGTCCACCACGCCCGGTTCCATGGTCAACGGCGTGGAGACCTCCAACACCGATATCGGCCGCGAGATGGTCGATATGACCATCACTAGCCGCGCCTTCGAGGCCAACACCACCTTCATCCGCGCGGCGGAGGAGATGACCGGCCACCTGCTGAACATGATCGCCTGA
- a CDS encoding queuosine salvage family protein, with protein sequence MDNLDRELERAAGTGVPPTVENVRRSCDEAAALPDSPVRIDEQRLRAFTRSLDIRAVKRSSHLMAVPIAFGSVRAATNFHLNLHLFNFGHGYRHPLHSLCGQGAWRTMKRGIEALHASCGERGIDAATLAALTPSAVDALFGFPSGGAAGELDPLRDMILRVAHATGNRLIELGFPSFADMIADRAARGRLSAAGLVELLAGQFPAFDDRRSLGSGREVLFLKKAQIAVAELYQKLGGELADHVDFSDVTTFTVACDNVLPCVLKTLGILRLDPGLERDIAEGRPLPAGREEALLRAAALSAAEAVVRLSTGAFWAKELGDYLWTMGKDSGFRQAERHAARDTCFY encoded by the coding sequence ATGGACAACCTGGACCGCGAACTTGAGAGGGCGGCAGGCACGGGAGTGCCCCCCACGGTGGAGAACGTGCGTCGTTCCTGCGACGAGGCAGCCGCGCTCCCGGACAGTCCGGTCCGGATCGACGAGCAACGCCTCCGGGCGTTCACCAGGTCTTTGGACATCCGGGCTGTCAAGCGGTCGAGTCACCTTATGGCGGTGCCCATCGCCTTTGGAAGCGTGCGCGCGGCGACCAATTTTCATCTCAACCTCCACCTGTTCAATTTCGGGCACGGATATCGTCACCCTCTGCACTCTCTCTGCGGGCAGGGAGCATGGCGGACCATGAAGCGGGGGATTGAAGCACTGCACGCGTCCTGCGGCGAGCGGGGGATTGATGCCGCGACTTTGGCGGCCCTCACTCCGTCGGCTGTGGATGCCTTGTTCGGCTTCCCTTCCGGCGGGGCGGCGGGTGAACTCGATCCGCTCCGGGACATGATCCTGCGGGTGGCTCACGCCACGGGAAACCGCCTCATCGAGCTGGGATTTCCGTCCTTCGCCGACATGATCGCCGACCGCGCGGCGCGTGGCCGGTTGTCCGCCGCCGGGCTGGTCGAGCTTCTGGCCGGGCAATTCCCGGCTTTCGACGACCGTCGTTCCCTGGGCAGCGGCAGAGAGGTCCTGTTCCTCAAGAAGGCCCAGATAGCGGTGGCCGAGCTGTACCAGAAGCTCGGCGGAGAACTGGCGGATCATGTGGATTTTAGCGACGTCACGACCTTCACCGTGGCCTGCGACAATGTCCTGCCCTGTGTGCTCAAGACTCTGGGTATCCTCCGGCTCGACCCCGGCCTTGAACGGGACATTGCGGAAGGGCGTCCGCTTCCGGCAGGCCGGGAAGAGGCGCTGTTGCGGGCTGCGGCCCTGAGCGCCGCCGAGGCCGTGGTCCGGCTGTCCACCGGCGCGTTCTGGGCCAAGGAGCTGGGGGATTACCTTTGGACCATGGGCAAGGATTCCGGCTTCAGGCAGGCGGAGCGCCACGCCGCGCGGGATACCTGTTTCTACTGA
- the folE2 gene encoding GTP cyclohydrolase FolE2, with product MEDVQQSQAPIAMPIDRVGVKGLRLPIIVRDRESGVQHTVAQVSMSVDLPARFKGTHMSRFVEALENWEGTLDYNSFRSLLDDIVERLQARSAHLRFVFPYFLRRKSPVSRANGMMDYTCRVDGNLKDGKLTFTLGADVPVMTVCPCSKAISDEGAHSQRTEVRILTRFDGFLWLEDLIEIGERAGSCPVYSLLKREDEKYVTETAFANPTFVEDVVREAAKGLDEHPQVHWYKVEVESFESIHHHSAFAVIESDG from the coding sequence ATGGAAGACGTACAGCAGAGCCAAGCCCCCATCGCCATGCCCATCGACCGGGTGGGCGTCAAAGGGCTGCGATTGCCGATCATCGTCCGCGACCGCGAGTCCGGGGTCCAGCACACCGTGGCGCAGGTGTCCATGTCCGTGGACCTGCCCGCCCGATTCAAGGGCACGCACATGAGCCGCTTCGTGGAGGCGCTTGAAAACTGGGAAGGGACACTGGACTACAACTCCTTCCGTTCCCTGCTCGACGACATAGTGGAGCGTCTTCAGGCGCGCAGCGCCCATCTACGCTTCGTGTTCCCCTATTTCCTGCGCCGCAAGTCGCCGGTTTCCCGGGCCAACGGCATGATGGACTACACCTGCCGGGTTGACGGCAATTTAAAGGACGGCAAACTGACCTTTACCTTGGGCGCGGACGTGCCGGTCATGACCGTCTGCCCTTGTTCCAAGGCTATCTCCGACGAAGGCGCCCATTCCCAGCGGACCGAGGTCCGCATCCTGACACGCTTCGACGGCTTTCTCTGGCTGGAGGACCTCATCGAGATCGGTGAGCGCGCCGGGTCCTGCCCTGTCTATTCTTTGCTCAAGCGCGAGGACGAAAAATACGTCACCGAGACCGCCTTCGCCAACCCGACCTTTGTCGAGGATGTGGTCCGCGAGGCCGCCAAGGGGCTGGACGAACACCCGCAGGTCCACTGGTATAAAGTGGAAGTGGAGTCCTTCGAATCCATCCACCACCACTCGGCGTTTGCGGTCATCGAGAGCGACGGATAG